A section of the Scleropages formosus chromosome 12, fSclFor1.1, whole genome shotgun sequence genome encodes:
- the vamp8 gene encoding vesicle-associated membrane protein 8, with amino-acid sequence MADVEQGEVAVHQNRVKTLQSQVDGVKDIMTQNVDRILARGERLDDLMGKTEDLQAGAQNFKHTSQKVARSYWWKNVKLIVVIVVIVLVIILIIVLLATGVIPTGSTNP; translated from the exons GAACAAGGTGAGGTGGCTGTGCATCAGAACCGGGTTAAGACTCTTCAGTCACAAGTAGATGGGGTCAAGGACATCATGACCCAAAATGTGGACCGTATCCTAGCGCGAGGGGAGCGGCTGGATGATCTGATGGGCAAAACGGAGGACCTGCAAGCTGGG GCTCAGAACTTTAAGCACACGTCTCAAAAGGTGGCACGCTCCTACTGGTGGAAGAACGTGAAGCTGATAGTGGTCATTGTTGTGATCGTGCTGGTTATCATCCTCATCATTGTGCTGCTGGCCACTGGAGTGATCCCCACTGGCTCCACCAACCCCTAA